One window of the Triticum dicoccoides isolate Atlit2015 ecotype Zavitan chromosome 3B, WEW_v2.0, whole genome shotgun sequence genome contains the following:
- the LOC119276963 gene encoding disease resistance protein RGA2-like: MEPLLSAIVGDLVSRALSMVTQRYLQSKGAEEEKLQRLRAVLLRIDATVEEAEGRHITNQAMLQQLQMLRRGMYRGYYTLDTFRYRAHRDKADGEVSTRRSLALSSFRRTFFSVCDAPSMDEVLDAGSCSNLDKMLSSLERVIGDMQEFVMFLASYPRISRQPYSAYLFCDQVMFGRQMEKETILSFLLCREAVRNGSLGVLPIIGPARVGKSTLVEHVCLDERVRRRFSLIVFFSGNDLKGGNLATLKGSGVIKHQNLASSPHGDSLAVIELAGDMDEETWRGLYTSAASHLTPGSKIILTSRSDKIASLGTAESLMLKSLSQEAYWYFFKTVAFGSTNPGEHPSMAALGMEIAFHMNRSFMAANIVASLLRTNLDIQFWRRVLRCLRDFASKHLSMFGEHPTNLLQKDQPLYMWTMAKTSNVVVMRDIYDEPSPQISEVPRITAQDVLSGQVTSEGTFQAVAWRSRIPPCYTYLASFVVSRTDKHAVLACSMDLQLYPHKPSTELDSPHSSHGITGLVELLTSQIDRNIFICKAGWQRKPLVVQHYRRAGAFYKISERLCHFQQLPHCTYIVYM; this comes from the exons ATGGAGCCGCTTCTCTCTGCAATCGTGGGTGATCTTGTCAGCAGAGCCCTGTCCATGGTAACCCAGAGATACCTGCAGTCCAAGGGAGCAGAGGAGGAGAAGCTCCAGAGGCTACGGGCAGTGCTGCTAAGGATCGATGCCACCGTCGAGGAGGCTGAGGGGAGGCACATCACCAACCAGGCGATGCTCCAGCAGCTCCAGATGTTGAGACGAGGTATGTACAGAGGCTACTACACGCTCGACACCTTCAGATACCGAGCGCACAGGGACAAGGCCGATGGCGAGGTGAGCACTCGCCGTTCGCTTGCCCTGTCCAGTTTCAGACGCACCTTCTTCTCTGTGTGCGATGCCCCAAGTATGGACGAGGTGCTTGATGCGGGGAGCTGCAGCAATCTTGACAAGATGCTCAGCAGCCTTGAGAGAGTGATTGGTGACATGCAGGAGTTCGTGATGTTCTTGGCCAGCTATCCTCGGATCTCCCGGCAACCTTACAGCGCGTATTTGTTTTGTGATCAGGTTATGTTTGGCCGGCAGATGGAAAAAGAGACAATTTTGAGCTTTCTGCTTTGTAGGGAGGCTGTGAGGAATGGAAGTCTGGGTGTGCTGCCCATAATCGGTCCAGCGAGAGTCGGCAAGAGTACACTTGTTGAGCATGTTTGCCTTGACGAGAGGGTGCGGAGGCGCTTCTCGTTGATCGTCTTCTTCAGCGGGAATGATCTTAAAGGTGGAAACTTGGCCACTCTAAAAGGTAGTGGTGTGATCAAGCATCAGAACCTTGCCTCCAGCCCGCATGGAGACTCACTGGCTGTGATTGAGCTAGCAGGGGACATGGACGAGGAAACATGGAGGGGGTTGTACACCTCGGCAGCAAGCCACCTGACGCCAGGCAGTAAAATCATACTCACCAGCCGTTCAGACAAGATAGCATCATTAGGAACGGCAGAGTCTCTTATGCTGAAATCTTTGTCCCAAGAAGCTTACTGGTATTTCTTCAAGACGGTTGCATTCGGAAGCACAAACCCTGGTGAGCATCCTAGCATGGCAGCCCTCGGCATGGAGATCGCCTTCCACATGAACAGATCATTCATGGCAGCGAACATCGTTGCCAGCTTACTGAGAACCAATCTTGACATACAGTTTTGGCGCAGAGTGCTGAGATGCTTGAGAGATTTCGCAAGCAAGCACCTCAGCATGTTTGGCGAGCACCCGACCAATCTCCTACAGAAGGACCAGCCTCTGTACATGTGGACAATGGCCAAGACAAGCAATGTCGTCGTGATGCGTGATATTTATGATGAGCCCTCTCCCCAGATCAGTGAGGTTCCCAGGATAACGGCACAAGATGTTTTGTCTGGGCAAGTTACGTCTGAAGGGACATTCCAAGCAGTGGCATGGAGGTCCAGGATACCGCCCTGCTACACCTACTTGGCGAGCTTCGTCGTGTCACGGACAGACAAGCACGCGGTGCTCG CTTGCTCCATGGATCTCCAGCTATATCCCCACAAGCCGAGTACTGAACTTGACAGTCCACACTCATCACACGGCATAACCGGTCTGGTAGAACTGCTTACAAGCCAGATTGACAGAAACATTTTTATCTGCAAGGCAGGCTGGCAGAGAAAACCA TTAGTAGTCCAACACTACAGAAGAGCTGGAGCATTTTACAAGATTTCTGAGCGATTGTGCCATTTCCAGCAATTACCGCACTGCACATATATAGTCTATATGTAA
- the LOC119276962 gene encoding uncharacterized protein LOC119276962, whose product MPGSAISGGAARAAAVAWWLQRHQRLPPPADLLPRSLLDRAVELASKTAAAAAPELDPDLPCSLGSSSLPDLCDDLVIGN is encoded by the coding sequence ATGCCGGGGAGCGCCATCAGCGGAGGCGCGGCAAGGGCGGCCGCGGTCGCGTGGTGGCTGCAGCGCCACCAGCGACTGCCTCCGCCGGCGGACCTCCTGCCACGCAGCCTCCTTGACCGCGCGGTGGAGCTCGCCAGcaagaccgccgccgccgccgccccggagctGGACCCGGACCTGCCCTGCTCCCTCGGCTCGTCCTCCCTCCCTGACCTCTGCGACGACTTGGTGATTGGTAATTAG